Below is a genomic region from Bacillus mycoides.
AACCAGTTTCGGATATTGCGGCAGAAATTACAGCGGAAGCAAAATTAAGTAATGTATCAGTTAAGAAAAATAAATCACAGTTCTTTAATACATTTACACTACAAGGAACGTATACAGGTACTACTGCAAAAGGAGAATATGAAGACTGGAAAACAATTACACAAAACGTGAATGATACGTTAAAGCGTTTAAGTGCAAAAGAATGGACAGGCTATAAAACAGTAACAGCGTACTTTGTAAATTACCGTGTGAATGCATCAGGACAATTTGAATATGATGTTGTATTCCATGGTATTAATACAGAAGAAGGTGCTGTGAATAAAGCACCAGTTGCGGTAATAAATGGTCCGTATAGCGGAAATGTAAATGAAGCAATCTCGTTTAAAAGCGATGGATCAAAAGATGAAGATGGGAAAATTGCTTCTTATAAATGGGAGTTTGGCGATGGTACTGAAAGTAGTGAACAAAATCCAACTCACGTATATACAAAAGAAGGAACATATACAGCAAAATTAACAGTAACAGACGATAAAGGATTAACTAATACTGCTACAGCAAGTGTAACTGTTCAAAAGAAAGAAGATAACAGTGTAGAAAAAGAGCCGAATAATTCATTCCAAACAGCGAATAAACTGCAGTTAAACCAATTGTTACGTGCAAGTTTAGGAAACGGTGATACAAGTGATTACTTTGAAATAAATGTGGAAACAGCTAGGAATCTCCAAATTAACGTAACGAAGGAAAATAATATTGGGGTAAACTGGGTTCTTTATTCAGCAGCAGATTTAAATAATTATGTTACGTATGCTCAGACGCAAGGAAATAAATTAGTGGGCAGCTACAATGCGCATCCAGGTAAGTATTATTTACATGTATATCAATATGGTGGGGGAACAGGGAATTATACGGTAGAAGTGAAGTAACAAAAAGGTCGCCATGAATGGCGACCTTTTTTATTATGCGTTATACCCGAATAATTTTAGATCTTCTCCGGAGTCTGAAATTATTTTTTCGAATCGCAATCCTACTTTTTCTAACAGATTGCCTGAAGCAGCATTATCTATAGAAGTAATTGCTACAATTCGTTTCATACCTAGCTTATGTACACCGTATTCGATTACCGCAGCAGCTGATTCATAGCCGTACCCTTTCGAACGGAATTTTTCTAAAAAGGCAAAGCCGATATCAACATCTTCTAATGAATCTCTTTTAATAAGGCCGCACATGCCAAGTGGAGTGAGATCTTCTTTTCGTTCAACTAAGTAAAGACCAAAGCCCATTTTATTATACATATCGACCGGACCGTTTAAAATATAATTTTGAGCATCTTCTAGGTTTCTAACCCTTTTATCACCAATAAACTGAATCCATGCAGGATCGTTTACTAACTCAAGAATAAACGGAGCATCTTGTATATCGAACCAACGAAGAGTGAGTCGTTCAGTTTCAAGAACTATCAATCTATTGCACCACCTTTATAAGTTATAATAATTAGTATGGATCGTGTAACACAAAAGCGCAACATATTTTAATAGAGTCCTGCTTGTTCACATAAAGTTCGATTGTTTTGTATAAAAGGATATTTTATAATTAGGATTGACTGTAAAGAGTGAGATGCTTATACAATGACTCCTAGGAAACTAGGAGTTTTTACTATATAACTATCATTATTACTAAATATGACACATTACACATTCTACTTAAGGAGGTACATAATGAAGAAATTATATAACGCATCGTTTACGTATTTAATTATTGGTTTACTATCAGGAATATTCGCTAGGGAGTATGGGAAATTTAAAGGAATACTAGGATCTACACTATTAAATCTTTTGCATACACATACGTTAGTACTTGGCTTTTTCTTCTTTTTAATTGCTTTAGGATTAGCGAAAGTATTCGCTTTTCATGAAGTGAAAGGATTTAATAAATGGTTTGTTTTACATAATATCGCATTAACTTTAATGTTAGGATCGCTGGCAGCGAGAGGACTTCTTCAACTAAATGGAGCGGACTTTAAAGGGTTAACTTATATTGTAGGGTTCTCTCATTCTCTGATGGCATTTACTTTAGTTTGGTTTATGATTTTATTGAAAAAATCGTCTAAAATATAGTTTTAAAAAAGAACTTGTAGGGAATACTGCAAGTTCTTTTTTTATATAAAACCTCAGGAATCTAACTATTCTGATTATTATGTATAAAAATGGTATAATTAATGCAGAGTAAATAATATAAAAGGAGAGTATGTAATGGAAATAACAATTGAGCGTTTAGTAAATGAATTAAAGGATGTACTTCCTGAAGATCAAGTAGTGGTTAATAAGACAGTAAGAGAGTTACATAGTAAAGATGAATCTTACCATAATAGTAGTTTACCTGATGTAGTTGTTTTTCCAAAAACGATGGAAGAGGTTAGAGCAATAATGAAAGTAGCGAGTGAGCATAAAAAACCTGTCATTCCATTTGGAGTAGGTTCTAGTTTAGAAGGTCATATAATTCCTTATGAAAAGGGGATTACAGTTGATTTTTCATTAATGAACAAAATACTTGAAATAAGAGAGAAAGATTTTCTTGTGAAAGTACAACCAGGAGTGACTCGTTCTCAGCTCAATAAAGAATTGAAAAAGTACGGTTTGTTTTTTAGTGTAGATCCAGGTGCAGATGCAACGTTAGGAGGCATGGCTGCTACGAATGCGAGCGGAACGACAGCGGTTAAGTATGGCGTAATGCGTGATCAAGTTCGTGATTTAGAAGTGGTGCTTGCTGATGGGCAAGTGATACATACTGGCAATTTAGCGGCGAAGTCATCATCAGGTTATCATTTAAATGGTATTTTCGTAGGATCAGAGGGTACGCTTGGATGCTTTACAGAGCTAACATTAAAAGTATACGGCATACCAGAACATGTTATGGCTGCGAGAGCATCGTTTCCAACTATAAATGATGCAGTAGAAGCTGTTATTAACATACTACAAGCTGGCATTCCAATTGCGAGAATAGAACTTGTTGATGAATTATCTATGAAACAAGTAAATCATTACAATGAAACAAATTACAGAGAAGAACCAACACTGTTTTTAGAGTTTCACGGAAATGAAGCAGGGCTAACGCAAGATATCGAGTTTACGAAGGAAATTGTTTTAGATCATAAATGTAAAGAAGTTGCTTTTGAAACTGAAACTGCGGCAAGAAATAAATTATGGGATGCAAGACATAACTTAGCTTATTCTTACGTTCATAGTTACCCTGGCAAAAAGCTAATGAGTACAGATGTATGTGTGCCAATTTCAGAGTTAGCTGGCGCGATTCAAAATGCGAAAGAGACGTTAGATAAGGTGGGCCTTGTTGGTGGTATTCTTGGCCATGTAGGAGACGGGAATTTTCACGTGCTCTTAATGATTGATCCAAATGATAAAGACGAAGTGAAAAAAGCAGATGAAATAAATGAAAGTATTGTACTGTATGCTCTTAAGCGTGGCGGAACGTGCACAGGAGAGCACGGCGTTGGAATAGGGAAGCAGAAGTATCAAGAAGAAGAACATGGGGCTGCGCTTTTAGTAATGGAAAAAATAAAGAAAGCTCTTGATCCGCAAAATATTTTAAATCCGAATAAAATTTTTAAGTTAAAAGATAAGGAATGATGAAGTTTGGAGAAACGAATTATACACTTTGAAGGATTGGTCGTCTTATTAGCTGTGGTTTATATATATGCATTATGTGGATTTAGTTGGTTATTATTTATGGTATTACTTTTTGCGCCTGATTTAGCGATGGTGGCGTACGCTATTAACAAACGTGTTGGTGCACAAATTTATAATCTATTTCACACATATATCATATCAATATTACTTGTTTTAATAGGGGTCTATTTAAAGATGGATACGATTTTAATGATTGGTTTAATATGGACAGCACATATTGGAATGGATCGAATGCTTGGGTATGGATTGAAGTATGAAACTGATTTTAAGGATACGCATATTCAGAGGTTATAGCTTAGGCAAAACGGAATTTATTGAAGCTGTATTAGAAAAAGCTATGAAGGATAGTTGAATAGAAGAGTTTGTATCAATACGAAAATAGACTAAGGTGGCAGAAATCATATAATGCCACCTATTGTTTTTGAAGAAGAGGTTTTACTATATGAACTGACCTTATAAAACAATTACAATCTGCCCCTGCCAAATAATAAATCTCGTAAATATAATGAGAAATAAGAAGATAAGAAAAGAGGGAGCTTATGTACATACCAAAACATTTCACTATACAAGATGAAGAGACGAAGTACGAAATGATTGAACAAAATAGCTTTGCAACTTTATTTTCTCAACATAACGGAGCACCGTACGCAACGCATTTACCGTTATTGTTAAATAGGGAAACACTTACTTTATCCGGGCATTTTGCACGTCCAAATGAGCAGTGGAAAGATAGTGGAAATCAACAAGTGTTAGCTATTTTTCAAGGACCACATAGTTACATCTCTCCGTCATGGTATGAAACAAATAAAGCAGTACCAACATGGAACTATGTTGCGGTGCATGTATATGGAGAGTTAGAAATTGTTGAAGATGAACAGGAATTAATAGATTCTCTTCAAGATTTAGTACATAAATATGAAAATCCAAAGAGCACGTACTCACTGAATAATGTAGATCCGAATTATATGGAAGGATTAAGTAGGGGAATAGTTGGGTTCAGAATAAAGATAAATAAAATAGAAGGGAAAGCGAAGTTAAGTCAAAATCATTCTGTGGAGAGAAGAGAATTAGTTATAGAAGAACTTGAGAAAGTTGGGAGTGAAGGGGGCAGGGGGATTGCAGAGTTGATGAAGAAGGGTGTTTAAAATAATGGTGGAGTGTGAATACACATTTATAAAGTGTTAATATATTGTATTTATAGATTTTTATAGTGATTTAGACGCTGTATTTATGGGGGCAATTTTCTTTAGTGTTTTAAAAAATTTACAGCATGTGATTAATTTAATGGATTTAATGTTAAATAAATGTTGAGAAATATTAATGAGATATTTATATCTTAATATCTATTTGTTATTATTTATGTGAGAATATTCAAAAAAAGGGGATCTTATGAACATTCCAGTGAAGGGAAGCGAACAGGTTACAAAGCAACTTAATGAATGGTATCAAGCAATGTTACAACAACAATTGTCAAAAGCAACTAATTTAAAACAAGAAATTGATAAAAATATTGATGTTTTGAAACAAGAATCAAATAAAATGTTGCAAGAACAAAATTTATTATATTATTTCTTACTAGATTTTCGTTATAAAACGCTTGTTGATAGATTTAGTATCACA
It encodes:
- a CDS encoding GNAT family N-acetyltransferase — protein: MIVLETERLTLRWFDIQDAPFILELVNDPAWIQFIGDKRVRNLEDAQNYILNGPVDMYNKMGFGLYLVERKEDLTPLGMCGLIKRDSLEDVDIGFAFLEKFRSKGYGYESAAAVIEYGVHKLGMKRIVAITSIDNAASGNLLEKVGLRFEKIISDSGEDLKLFGYNA
- a CDS encoding DUF2871 family protein, with amino-acid sequence MKKLYNASFTYLIIGLLSGIFAREYGKFKGILGSTLLNLLHTHTLVLGFFFFLIALGLAKVFAFHEVKGFNKWFVLHNIALTLMLGSLAARGLLQLNGADFKGLTYIVGFSHSLMAFTLVWFMILLKKSSKI
- a CDS encoding FAD-binding oxidoreductase translates to MEITIERLVNELKDVLPEDQVVVNKTVRELHSKDESYHNSSLPDVVVFPKTMEEVRAIMKVASEHKKPVIPFGVGSSLEGHIIPYEKGITVDFSLMNKILEIREKDFLVKVQPGVTRSQLNKELKKYGLFFSVDPGADATLGGMAATNASGTTAVKYGVMRDQVRDLEVVLADGQVIHTGNLAAKSSSGYHLNGIFVGSEGTLGCFTELTLKVYGIPEHVMAARASFPTINDAVEAVINILQAGIPIARIELVDELSMKQVNHYNETNYREEPTLFLEFHGNEAGLTQDIEFTKEIVLDHKCKEVAFETETAARNKLWDARHNLAYSYVHSYPGKKLMSTDVCVPISELAGAIQNAKETLDKVGLVGGILGHVGDGNFHVLLMIDPNDKDEVKKADEINESIVLYALKRGGTCTGEHGVGIGKQKYQEEEHGAALLVMEKIKKALDPQNILNPNKIFKLKDKE
- a CDS encoding DUF4260 domain-containing protein — its product is MEKRIIHFEGLVVLLAVVYIYALCGFSWLLFMVLLFAPDLAMVAYAINKRVGAQIYNLFHTYIISILLVLIGVYLKMDTILMIGLIWTAHIGMDRMLGYGLKYETDFKDTHIQRL
- a CDS encoding FMN-binding negative transcriptional regulator: MYIPKHFTIQDEETKYEMIEQNSFATLFSQHNGAPYATHLPLLLNRETLTLSGHFARPNEQWKDSGNQQVLAIFQGPHSYISPSWYETNKAVPTWNYVAVHVYGELEIVEDEQELIDSLQDLVHKYENPKSTYSLNNVDPNYMEGLSRGIVGFRIKINKIEGKAKLSQNHSVERRELVIEELEKVGSEGGRGIAELMKKGV